Below is a window of Pseudomonadota bacterium DNA.
CTGTTCGTCACCCCCGCGATCCGCAACCTGATCCGCGAGCAGAAGGTGCACCAGATGAAGAACGCGCTGCGCATCAGCCGGGCGATCGGCAACCTGTCGGTCGAGGACCACGCGGCCGAGCTCCTCGCGCAGAAGCTGATCAGCGAGCAGGCGTTCAAGCTGCTCAAGGGGCAATAGGGGCGAGGCGATGGCACAGATCGACGTCCTGCTCAAGAAGATGTCGGAGATCGGGGCCTCGGACCTGCACCTCTCGGCGGGCGAGCCGGTCCGCATGCGGGTCGACGGCGAGCTCAAGCGCTTCGCCGAGAAGCCCCTCGACCCGGAGAAGCTCGCGGGCCTGATGCAGGAGATCTGCCGCGAGGATCAGTGGCGCGCGTACTCGGGCAGCCACGAGCTCGACTTCGCCTACGGCGTGCCGGGGGTGGGGCGCTTCCGCTGCAACTACCTGCGCCAGCAGCGAGGCCCGGGGGCGGTGTTCCGCATCCTGCCCGAGGAGATCCAGAGCCTCGAGGAGCTCCTGATGCCGCCCGTCGTGCTCGACCTCCCGAGGCTGCGCTCGGGCCTGGTCCTGGTCACCGGCCCCACCGGCTCCGGCAAGTCGACGACGCTCGCCGCGATCATCGACAGGATCAACCGCGCCGCGACGCGCCACATCGTCACCGTCGAGGATCCGATCGAGTTCGTCCACCGGGACCTCAAGTCGCACATCGTCCAGCGCGAGGTCGGGCTGCACTCGCGGAGCTTCTCGGCGGCGCTGCGCGACGCGCTCCTGCAGGATCCGGACGTGGTGCTCGTCGGCGAGATGCGCGAC
It encodes the following:
- a CDS encoding type IV pilus twitching motility protein PilT, with protein sequence MAQIDVLLKKMSEIGASDLHLSAGEPVRMRVDGELKRFAEKPLDPEKLAGLMQEICREDQWRAYSGSHELDFAYGVPGVGRFRCNYLRQQRGPGAVFRILPEEIQSLEELLMPPVVLDLPRLRSGLVLVTGPTGSGKSTTLAAIIDRINRAATRHIVTVEDPIEFVHRDLKSHIVQREVGLHSRSFSAALRDALLQDPDVVLVGEMRDLETISLAVTAAEMGVLILGTLHTNSAAKTFDRIIDVFPAVQKDQIRGMLAESLRAIVAQTLLKLSGKSGRVAAVEILLGGPALGAIIREGNASKILSYIESGHGRGMQTMDEALVDLVQRGAVDVREAYLKCHDKTRFEAWAAKQGLVLE